A genomic region of Myxococcales bacterium contains the following coding sequences:
- a CDS encoding SoxR reducing system RseC family protein, whose product MRHFDLDAVLPLAPLVAELDRTVGRELAADLALAEPPAAIEKSSPTITRGRQNILLQERLFRAAREDQALLVRLDFCRFVCPSAATVDQTLELFVQPESRRAGMSRLLIGFGLPIFGLLIGLAGWRVLQYDTNMSSLAWLISGALIGLALSFWLMWRFAHHFGAFLEGRQALSSRANRRRIEENLGRAIAATIAKYAAAAASSTASEPDFPGTDPRRLATYAVELIADPDAAAKRYGLDRTANRERLADAFREMEKSPELNAAFLEARRNAEPHPSPASGD is encoded by the coding sequence TTGCGTCATTTCGATCTGGATGCCGTGCTGCCCCTGGCGCCCTTGGTGGCAGAACTCGATCGCACGGTCGGCCGCGAACTGGCCGCCGATCTGGCGCTGGCCGAACCGCCGGCGGCGATCGAAAAGTCGTCGCCGACGATCACGCGGGGCCGGCAGAACATTTTACTCCAGGAACGGCTCTTTCGCGCGGCGCGCGAGGACCAGGCCTTGCTCGTCCGCTTGGATTTCTGCCGGTTCGTCTGTCCGTCCGCCGCGACGGTGGATCAGACACTGGAATTGTTTGTTCAGCCGGAAAGCCGGCGGGCGGGAATGTCGCGATTGCTGATCGGCTTCGGCCTGCCGATTTTCGGCTTGCTGATCGGGCTTGCCGGATGGCGCGTTTTGCAATACGACACCAATATGTCGTCGCTGGCCTGGTTAATCAGCGGCGCCTTGATCGGTTTGGCGCTGAGCTTCTGGTTGATGTGGCGTTTCGCCCACCATTTCGGCGCTTTTCTCGAAGGACGTCAGGCCTTGAGTTCGCGGGCGAATCGCCGGCGGATCGAGGAAAACCTCGGCCGCGCGATCGCCGCCACCATCGCGAAGTATGCCGCGGCCGCTGCTTCGTCCACGGCGTCGGAGCCGGATTTTCCGGGTACCGATCCGCGGCGGTTGGCCACCTACGCGGTGGAGTTGATCGCCGATCCGGACGCGGCGGCGAAACGTTACGGATTGGACCGGACGGCGAATCGCGAGCGATTGGCGGACGCGTTTCGGGAAATGGAAAAGTCGCCGGAATTGAACGCCGCGTTTCTCGAGGCTCGCCGGAACGCCGAGCCGCACCCGAGCCCCGCTTCCGGCGATTGA